One stretch of Pradoshia sp. D12 DNA includes these proteins:
- a CDS encoding aldo/keto reductase, with protein MNYRRLGNTDLSVSEISFGTWGIGGDWGKADTQDALLGLNRAMENGVNFFDTADVYGSGRSEELLREATKGKEDTIHIATKFCRAGDIHDPDTYSEEAIRAYCEGSLKRLGRERIDVYQIHCPPLHILKNTDVFTVLDKLQQEGKIRHYGVSVETVEEGLFCLTIPGVRALQVIFNIFRQKPLEELFPTAKKQGVGILARVPLASGLLTGKFSTQTKFEENDHRSFNANGEKFNVGETFAGLEFSKGVELSNQLSWIADGRGTMANSALRWILDHEEITCAIPGFKNAQQVDQNLKAIQTKSFSKEELDRLQTFYMNEVHDYIRGPY; from the coding sequence GTGAATTATCGCAGACTTGGCAATACCGATTTATCTGTAAGTGAGATTAGTTTTGGGACATGGGGAATTGGCGGTGATTGGGGAAAGGCTGATACCCAGGATGCTCTTCTTGGTTTAAATCGCGCTATGGAGAATGGAGTTAACTTCTTTGATACGGCGGATGTATACGGAAGTGGTAGAAGCGAAGAACTGTTAAGGGAAGCGACGAAAGGCAAAGAGGATACGATCCATATTGCTACGAAATTTTGTCGAGCCGGTGATATTCATGATCCAGATACATATTCGGAAGAGGCAATTCGGGCATATTGTGAGGGCAGTCTCAAAAGGCTTGGCCGCGAACGGATTGACGTATATCAAATTCATTGTCCGCCCTTACATATTTTAAAGAATACGGATGTATTTACTGTGCTGGATAAGCTTCAGCAGGAAGGGAAAATTCGCCATTATGGCGTGAGCGTAGAGACTGTTGAAGAAGGTTTATTCTGTCTTACCATTCCAGGTGTCAGAGCATTACAGGTCATTTTCAATATATTCCGGCAAAAACCGCTTGAAGAACTCTTCCCGACAGCTAAAAAACAGGGGGTTGGTATATTAGCCCGCGTACCACTGGCCAGTGGTTTGCTAACAGGAAAATTCAGCACCCAAACAAAATTTGAAGAAAATGATCACCGTAGCTTTAATGCAAATGGAGAAAAATTTAATGTTGGTGAAACATTTGCAGGACTTGAGTTTTCAAAAGGAGTTGAGCTTAGCAATCAGCTTTCCTGGATTGCGGATGGAAGAGGTACCATGGCTAATTCAGCTTTACGATGGATTCTGGACCATGAAGAAATTACATGTGCAATACCTGGTTTTAAAAATGCGCAACAAGTTGACCAAAATTTAAAGGCGATTCAAACTAAATCCTTTTCAAAAGAAGAGTTAGATAGGCTGCAAACGTTTTATATGAATGAAGTACATGATTATATTCGCGGACCTTATTAA
- the mmsB gene encoding multiple monosaccharide ABC transporter permease, with translation MKTLTSLLKNNIRQYGMVLALIFIMVLFQVLTDGILLKPLNITNLILQNSYILVLAIGMLLVIILGHIDLSVGSIVAFVGAMSAIFMIEMNMPVWLSVILCLIIGALIGAWHGFWVAFLKIPAFIVTLAGMLIFRGLTMLVLNGQSIAPFPESFRQMSTGFIPGLNKTGELDLLTMIVGVLISLVLLWSEFRKRKKQQSYNFEVLPMWLFALKLVFIVAVMNIFAYFLASYEGIPNILVILVVLIVAYSFFTNKTVPGRHLYALGGNEKAAKLSGIKTKWLTFWVFVNMGVLSALSGLLFAARLNAATPKAGNSFELDAIAAVFIGGASAYGGIGTVIGAVVGGLVMGVLNNGMSLIGLGVDYQQTIKGLVLLLAVGFDVYNKNKSS, from the coding sequence GTGAAAACACTGACTAGTTTATTGAAAAATAATATAAGACAGTATGGAATGGTATTGGCTCTGATCTTTATCATGGTGCTATTTCAAGTATTAACGGATGGCATATTACTAAAACCTCTTAATATTACAAATCTTATTCTGCAAAATAGTTATATTCTTGTTTTAGCAATCGGGATGTTGTTGGTCATTATATTGGGGCATATCGATCTTTCCGTTGGTTCGATTGTAGCCTTTGTTGGAGCTATGTCAGCGATATTTATGATTGAAATGAACATGCCGGTTTGGTTATCTGTCATTCTTTGTCTTATTATAGGAGCTTTAATAGGAGCTTGGCATGGATTTTGGGTTGCATTCCTTAAAATCCCAGCATTTATCGTTACACTCGCAGGGATGCTGATTTTCCGCGGACTTACTATGCTTGTTCTCAATGGGCAATCCATTGCTCCGTTTCCTGAGTCCTTCCGCCAAATGAGTACAGGGTTTATACCGGGGCTGAATAAAACAGGAGAATTAGATTTACTGACTATGATTGTCGGAGTTTTAATATCTCTCGTACTATTATGGAGTGAATTTAGAAAGCGTAAAAAACAACAGTCTTACAATTTTGAAGTACTTCCAATGTGGTTATTTGCTTTAAAACTGGTATTTATAGTAGCAGTAATGAATATATTTGCTTATTTCCTAGCTTCATATGAAGGTATTCCTAATATTTTGGTGATTTTAGTTGTATTAATTGTTGCTTACTCATTCTTTACAAATAAAACAGTCCCTGGTCGACATTTATATGCGCTTGGCGGTAATGAAAAAGCAGCAAAATTATCAGGTATTAAAACAAAATGGCTTACCTTCTGGGTATTTGTAAACATGGGTGTATTATCTGCCTTATCAGGATTATTATTTGCAGCTCGGTTGAATGCAGCAACTCCTAAAGCGGGTAACTCTTTTGAATTGGATGCGATCGCTGCGGTCTTTATTGGCGGGGCATCCGCATATGGCGGTATAGGGACTGTTATAGGCGCTGTCGTTGGTGGTTTGGTAATGGGTGTATTAAACAATGGTATGTCGTTAATTGGCTTAGGCGTGGATTATCAACAGACAATTAAAGGACTGGTATTGTTGCTAGCTGTAGGGTTTGACGTGTATAATAAAAATAAATCATCGTAA
- the mmsA gene encoding multiple monosaccharide ABC transporter ATP-binding protein, whose translation MSSILLEMKNITKTFPGVKALDHVNLKIKEGEIHALCGENGAGKSTLMKVLSGVYPHGTYSGDILFNGEVCEFKNIKQSENLGIVIIHQELALIPYLSISENIFIGNEQTKHGIINFNETIVKTLDLLKIVGLNESPNTPVNQLGVGKQQLVEIAKALSKKVKLLILDEPTAALNENDSENLLNLMLEFKKQGMTSIIISHKLNEIAKVADSITILRDGKTIETLDMKKGVTEDRIIKGMVGRDLTNRYPEHTPNIGETILEVKNWTVQDENNSDRNVVDDVSFQIKSGEIIGIAGLMGAGRTELAMSLFGKAYGKKISGQIIKKGKELKLKNITQAIDNGIAYVTEDRKSYGLVLEEDIKTNITLANLGKISQKLVVNDNQEIIEAEQYRKKMNIKSPSILQKAMNLSGGNQQKVVLSKWIFAEPEILILDEPTRGIDVGAKYEIYSIINELADKGMGVLVISSELPEILGICDRIYVMREGTFTAEFDRNEASQEKIMKYMTRTGVEQL comes from the coding sequence GTGTCATCAATTTTATTAGAAATGAAAAATATCACGAAGACATTCCCTGGGGTAAAAGCTCTTGACCATGTGAATTTAAAAATTAAAGAAGGCGAAATCCACGCCCTTTGCGGAGAAAATGGAGCTGGTAAATCTACTTTAATGAAAGTATTGAGTGGAGTGTACCCACATGGCACTTATTCAGGAGATATCTTATTTAATGGAGAAGTGTGTGAATTTAAAAATATTAAGCAAAGTGAAAATCTAGGCATTGTAATTATCCATCAAGAATTGGCTTTAATCCCTTATCTATCTATCTCTGAAAATATATTTATAGGCAATGAACAAACAAAACATGGAATCATAAATTTTAATGAAACAATTGTAAAAACATTAGACTTACTGAAAATTGTTGGGTTAAATGAATCACCGAATACACCGGTTAATCAACTGGGTGTAGGAAAGCAACAATTAGTTGAAATAGCAAAGGCATTATCCAAGAAAGTGAAATTACTTATATTAGATGAACCAACTGCAGCTTTAAATGAGAATGATAGTGAAAATCTCTTAAATTTAATGCTTGAATTTAAGAAACAAGGAATGACCTCCATAATAATCTCTCATAAATTAAATGAGATTGCAAAGGTGGCCGATTCGATAACCATCCTTCGTGATGGTAAAACTATCGAAACTCTTGATATGAAAAAAGGTGTTACGGAGGACCGAATCATTAAGGGGATGGTAGGACGTGACTTAACGAATCGGTATCCTGAACACACACCAAATATTGGAGAAACCATATTAGAAGTGAAAAACTGGACGGTTCAGGATGAAAACAATTCCGATCGTAACGTGGTTGATGATGTAAGTTTCCAAATAAAAAGCGGTGAAATTATTGGCATAGCCGGATTAATGGGAGCTGGGAGAACCGAGCTGGCGATGAGTTTGTTTGGAAAGGCTTATGGTAAAAAAATCTCAGGCCAAATAATTAAAAAGGGAAAAGAACTGAAGCTGAAAAATATTACACAAGCAATCGATAATGGCATTGCTTACGTAACTGAAGACCGTAAATCATATGGACTTGTATTGGAAGAAGATATTAAAACGAATATCACATTGGCAAATCTGGGTAAAATATCTCAAAAACTAGTTGTAAATGATAATCAGGAAATTATTGAAGCAGAGCAATATCGCAAAAAAATGAATATAAAGAGCCCAAGTATCTTACAAAAAGCAATGAATCTAAGTGGAGGAAATCAACAAAAAGTCGTGTTAAGCAAGTGGATTTTTGCTGAACCGGAAATCTTGATTTTGGATGAACCAACACGTGGGATTGACGTTGGGGCAAAGTATGAAATTTATTCTATTATTAATGAATTGGCCGACAAAGGAATGGGAGTATTGGTCATTTCATCAGAACTGCCTGAGATATTAGGAATATGCGACAGAATTTATGTCATGCGTGAGGGCACATTTACCGCAGAATTTGACCGGAATGAAGCTTCACAAGAAAAAATTATGAAATACATGACCAGAACAGGGGTGGAACAGCTGTGA
- the chvE gene encoding multiple monosaccharide ABC transporter substrate-binding protein yields MRKFVTAMMMFALVLTLAACGSDEKSSGDEKGFVGIAMPTKSSERWVFDGENMVEEFEKLGYKTDLQYGEDVIENQIAQIENMITKGVDILVVASIDGESLTEVLQKAADQDIKVISYDRLIKGTDNVSYYATFDNYKVGVLQGSYIEEKLGLKDGKGPFNIELFGGSPDDNNAYFFYDGAMSVLKPYIDSGKLVVKSKQTDMKQIATLRWDGATAQTRMDNLLSSQYSSDRVDAVLSPNDALAIGIISSLKGVGYGSDSKPLPIITGQDADLASVKSIIAGEQTSSIFKDTRALAKKAVEMTDAVLKGKEAEVNDTETYDNGNKVVPSYLLEPVIVDKENYKEILVDSGYYTEEELSN; encoded by the coding sequence ATGAGAAAATTTGTTACTGCAATGATGATGTTTGCACTGGTACTTACCTTAGCAGCATGTGGCAGCGATGAAAAATCCAGCGGTGATGAAAAAGGGTTTGTTGGAATCGCTATGCCGACAAAGTCATCAGAGCGTTGGGTATTTGATGGAGAAAATATGGTCGAAGAGTTTGAAAAGCTAGGCTACAAAACAGATCTTCAATATGGCGAAGATGTCATTGAAAATCAAATTGCCCAAATTGAAAATATGATTACTAAAGGAGTAGATATTTTAGTAGTCGCCTCTATTGATGGGGAATCATTGACAGAAGTTCTTCAAAAAGCAGCTGACCAGGATATTAAGGTTATATCCTATGACCGCTTAATTAAAGGGACAGATAATGTGAGTTATTATGCCACATTTGATAACTACAAAGTTGGTGTTTTACAAGGCTCTTATATTGAAGAAAAACTTGGTCTTAAGGACGGCAAAGGACCATTTAATATTGAATTGTTTGGCGGATCTCCAGACGATAACAACGCATACTTTTTCTATGATGGTGCAATGTCTGTTCTAAAACCATACATAGATTCTGGGAAATTGGTTGTTAAAAGTAAACAAACAGATATGAAGCAAATTGCTACTTTACGCTGGGATGGCGCAACAGCGCAAACTCGTATGGACAACTTACTAAGTTCACAATATTCATCTGATCGTGTAGATGCAGTCTTATCGCCAAATGATGCATTAGCTATTGGTATTATTTCTTCTTTAAAAGGGGTTGGTTATGGATCGGATAGCAAACCATTACCGATTATTACCGGACAAGATGCTGATTTGGCATCAGTAAAATCAATCATTGCCGGTGAACAAACCTCTTCCATCTTTAAAGATACGAGAGCATTGGCTAAAAAAGCAGTTGAAATGACAGATGCAGTTCTAAAAGGCAAGGAAGCAGAAGTAAATGACACTGAAACATATGACAATGGAAACAAGGTTGTACCATCTTATCTTTTAGAACCAGTAATAGTAGATAAAGAAAATTATAAAGAAATTTTAGTCGATAGCGGATATTACACAGAAGAAGAGCTAAGCAATTAA
- the chvE gene encoding multiple monosaccharide ABC transporter substrate-binding protein: protein MRKFVTAMMMFVLVFTLAACGSDEKSSGEEKGFVGIAMPTKSSERWVFDGENMVKEFEKLGYKTDLQYGEDVIENQIAQIENMITKEVDILVVASIDGESLTEVLQKAADQDIKVISYDRLIKGTDNVSYYATFDNFKVGVLQASYIEDKLGLKDGKGPFNIELFGGSPDDNNAYFFYDGAMSVLKPYIDSGKLVVKSKQTDMKQIATLRWDGATAQSRMDNLLSSQYSTDRVDAVLSPFDGISIGIISSLKGVGYGTGSKPLPIITGQDAELASVKSIIAGEQTSTIFKDTRALAKKAVEMADAVLKGKEAEVNDTETYDNGNKVVPSYLLEPVSVDKENYKEILVDSGYYTEEELSK from the coding sequence ATGAGGAAGTTTGTTACTGCAATGATGATGTTTGTACTGGTATTTACCTTAGCGGCATGTGGCAGCGATGAAAAATCCAGTGGGGAAGAAAAAGGGTTTGTTGGAATTGCCATGCCAACAAAGTCATCGGAGCGCTGGGTATTTGATGGAGAAAATATGGTCAAGGAATTTGAAAAGTTAGGCTACAAGACAGATCTGCAATATGGCGAAGACGTTATTGAAAATCAAATTGCCCAAATTGAAAACATGATTACTAAAGAAGTAGACATTTTAGTAGTTGCCTCTATTGATGGGGAATCTTTAACAGAAGTCCTTCAAAAAGCGGCTGATCAAGATATTAAAGTTATTTCCTATGACCGATTAATCAAAGGGACAGATAATGTGAGTTATTATGCCACATTTGATAACTTCAAGGTTGGTGTTCTACAAGCCTCCTACATTGAAGACAAGCTAGGACTTAAGGACGGCAAAGGACCTTTTAATATTGAGTTGTTTGGCGGGTCTCCAGATGATAACAATGCATACTTTTTCTATGATGGTGCAATGTCTGTCTTAAAGCCATACATAGACTCAGGGAAATTGGTTGTTAAAAGCAAACAAACAGATATGAAGCAAATTGCTACTTTGCGTTGGGATGGCGCAACTGCACAATCTCGTATGGACAACTTGCTAAGTTCACAATATTCAACTGATCGTGTAGATGCCGTTTTATCTCCATTTGATGGAATCAGTATCGGTATTATTTCTTCTCTTAAAGGGGTTGGTTATGGAACTGGAAGTAAACCATTACCAATAATTACTGGACAGGATGCTGAGTTGGCATCAGTAAAATCTATTATTGCCGGTGAGCAAACTTCAACCATCTTTAAAGATACGAGAGCATTAGCTAAAAAAGCAGTGGAGATGGCTGATGCAGTTCTAAAAGGTAAGGAAGCGGAAGTAAATGATACTGAAACATATGACAATGGAAATAAGGTTGTACCTTCTTATCTATTGGAACCGGTTTCAGTTGATAAAGAGAATTACAAAGAAATTTTAGTAGATAGCGGATATTACACAGAAGAAGAATTAAGCAAATAA
- a CDS encoding GntR family transcriptional regulator, whose amino-acid sequence MKKYEQVKMEIKKLIEEGDYIPDQRISSEYSLTQQFGVSRHTVRKAINDLVNEGWLYTEQGSGTFCADRNTNQPSEKTIALLTTYISNYIFPSIINGVESYLSSKGYTLLLYSTNNDLNKEKLCLENISNRGIAGLIVEPTKSNYYNPNLKYYLNLERKKIPYLMINAYYPELHPYRLTVDDELGAYMATEHLIKLGHGRIAGIFKTDDQQGVKRMQGFIKAHREYSIPILPNMILPCTTIEKDKVLNEEFRKLLNSEQRPTGLFCYNDEIALSALDVIREYGISVPDDLSIVGFDDSNLATASEVKLTTIRHPQFEMGRQAAETIIQLIENKVDGDPSIRYKPELILRNSTRKL is encoded by the coding sequence ATGAAAAAATACGAACAAGTAAAGATGGAGATTAAGAAGCTCATCGAAGAAGGCGATTATATACCCGATCAGCGTATAAGTTCTGAATATAGTTTAACTCAGCAATTTGGAGTTAGCAGACATACAGTGCGTAAAGCAATTAATGATCTTGTAAATGAAGGCTGGTTGTATACAGAGCAAGGTTCAGGCACCTTTTGTGCTGACCGGAACACAAATCAACCATCTGAAAAAACAATTGCTCTTTTGACTACATATATATCCAATTACATCTTCCCCTCCATCATTAATGGAGTTGAGTCCTATCTAAGCAGTAAAGGATATACTCTGCTCCTTTATAGTACAAATAATGATTTAAATAAAGAAAAGTTGTGTTTGGAGAATATTTCAAACAGGGGGATTGCCGGTTTAATTGTAGAACCGACTAAAAGTAATTATTATAATCCGAACCTGAAATATTATTTAAATTTAGAGAGGAAAAAAATACCATATTTAATGATTAATGCTTATTATCCAGAGCTACACCCTTATAGATTAACGGTAGATGATGAATTAGGCGCTTATATGGCAACAGAACATTTGATTAAATTGGGGCATGGACGCATTGCTGGTATTTTTAAAACGGATGACCAGCAAGGTGTTAAGAGGATGCAGGGATTTATCAAAGCGCATAGGGAGTATAGCATCCCCATCTTACCCAATATGATCCTACCTTGTACAACAATAGAAAAAGATAAAGTACTGAATGAAGAATTTAGGAAACTACTAAATTCTGAACAAAGACCTACAGGGCTTTTCTGTTATAACGATGAAATAGCTTTGTCTGCTCTTGATGTTATTAGGGAATATGGAATTAGTGTACCTGATGATCTATCCATTGTAGGGTTCGATGACTCAAATTTAGCGACTGCATCTGAAGTGAAATTAACGACCATCAGACATCCACAATTTGAAATGGGTAGACAAGCTGCAGAAACAATTATCCAGCTGATTGAAAATAAAGTAGATGGAGATCCTTCAATCCGTTATAAACCAGAGTTAATATTACGAAATTCAACGAGAAAATTATAG
- a CDS encoding acyl-CoA dehydrogenase family protein yields the protein MDFTLSDETIKMKKMIKHFIDETVDPKADLIEKNDHIPEDIMQLSRDMGLFGLSIPEGYGGLGLDMVGKCAIYEELGRTHNGYTTIIGAHTGIGSVGVVEMGNDRQKQKYLPKMATGELIGAFALTEPEAGSNAAAIRTRAVRKGDSYLLNGSKHYITNASIAGLFTVMAVTNPAAGPKGITSFLIEKGTKGMIIGKKEEKMGLRGSHSFEIFFEDCEVPADHILGQEGMGYVNALKILANGRVGLAARNLGSCQKLLELSVQYAFERHQFGKPIFEQQIIQHYLADMALDIESLRALTYKVAWMVDQGKNVVKEAAMSKLLGSEIFNRVADKAVQIHGGLGYMKGYPIERFYRDARITKIYEGTSEIQKNIIAAQIKKDFYNHSQMMYT from the coding sequence TTGGACTTTACCTTATCAGATGAAACGATAAAAATGAAAAAGATGATCAAACATTTCATTGATGAAACGGTCGATCCGAAAGCAGACTTAATCGAGAAAAATGATCATATACCTGAGGACATCATGCAGCTAAGCAGGGACATGGGTCTATTTGGTTTGAGTATTCCGGAAGGCTATGGCGGACTTGGCCTCGATATGGTTGGAAAATGTGCCATATATGAGGAGCTTGGCCGTACGCATAATGGCTATACGACCATCATTGGAGCACATACCGGTATTGGCTCTGTTGGGGTTGTTGAGATGGGAAATGATAGACAGAAGCAAAAATATTTACCCAAAATGGCAACTGGAGAATTAATTGGTGCATTTGCTTTAACAGAGCCTGAAGCTGGTTCAAATGCTGCTGCGATTAGAACGAGAGCCGTTCGAAAAGGAGACAGCTATCTTCTAAATGGGTCCAAGCACTATATAACAAATGCATCAATTGCCGGTTTATTTACCGTGATGGCTGTGACCAATCCGGCTGCAGGTCCTAAAGGAATTACTTCCTTTTTGATTGAAAAGGGTACAAAAGGAATGATTATTGGGAAAAAGGAAGAAAAAATGGGCTTGAGAGGCTCTCATTCTTTCGAAATCTTTTTTGAAGACTGCGAGGTTCCGGCAGATCATATTCTGGGGCAAGAAGGAATGGGATATGTGAATGCTCTAAAGATTCTAGCTAATGGCCGCGTAGGTCTGGCCGCTAGGAATCTTGGATCCTGTCAAAAATTATTGGAATTATCGGTCCAATATGCATTTGAACGGCACCAATTCGGAAAGCCGATTTTTGAACAGCAAATCATCCAGCACTATTTGGCTGATATGGCCTTGGACATTGAATCGCTCCGTGCATTAACCTATAAGGTTGCCTGGATGGTAGACCAAGGAAAGAATGTTGTTAAAGAAGCGGCTATGTCTAAATTGCTAGGTTCAGAAATATTTAATCGAGTAGCTGATAAAGCCGTTCAGATTCATGGAGGCCTAGGATATATGAAAGGATATCCAATCGAGCGATTTTATCGTGATGCAAGAATCACCAAAATTTATGAAGGTACTTCAGAAATCCAGAAAAATATCATTGCTGCTCAAATAAAGAAAGATTTCTATAATCATTCACAAATGATGTATACATAA
- a CDS encoding acyl-CoA dehydrogenase family protein — MSIKVKQDQIKRARRPFFTDEHEMFRKSLVSFLQKEAVPYFETWEEERLIPRSFWEKMGEQGFICPWVSVEYGGMGTDFGFAIILSEELAKIGAGLTGIGTYSNIIVPYLHTFGNEEQKHRFLKKCVKGELITSIAMTEPGAGSDLASIQTTAIRKGNQYILNGQKTFITNGIHSDLIIVACKTDPKAEPRHKGISLILVERDTPGFTRGRKLNKVGMHSQDTSGLIFEDCIVPVSNRLGEEGKGFRYMMMNLQEERLLCATNAVVAAEDMLQLTIQYVKERDAFGKPISQFQNTQFTLAEIATEIKFGRTFVDDLIKKHIDGKEIVKEVSMAKWWTTEMAKRVSTQCMQLHGGYGYMEEYKIARRYRDIPVTSIFAGSNEIMKVIISKQLGLT; from the coding sequence GTGTCAATCAAGGTGAAACAGGATCAGATAAAAAGGGCAAGACGGCCATTTTTTACTGATGAACATGAAATGTTCAGGAAATCACTCGTGAGTTTTTTACAAAAAGAAGCTGTTCCCTATTTTGAAACATGGGAAGAGGAGAGATTGATCCCTCGATCCTTTTGGGAGAAGATGGGTGAACAAGGTTTTATTTGCCCGTGGGTCAGTGTGGAGTATGGCGGAATGGGTACTGATTTTGGCTTTGCTATTATTTTAAGTGAAGAATTAGCAAAAATAGGAGCTGGTTTGACGGGCATAGGAACTTACAGCAATATCATTGTTCCTTATTTACATACATTTGGCAATGAGGAACAAAAGCATAGATTTTTGAAAAAATGCGTTAAAGGGGAACTGATTACTTCGATTGCAATGACAGAACCAGGGGCTGGATCAGATTTGGCAAGCATCCAAACGACGGCTATCCGTAAAGGTAATCAGTATATATTAAATGGTCAGAAAACATTTATTACAAATGGAATCCATTCTGATTTGATAATTGTTGCCTGTAAAACGGATCCAAAAGCTGAACCAAGACATAAAGGAATCAGTCTTATATTAGTTGAACGAGATACCCCAGGGTTTACGCGTGGGAGGAAGTTAAATAAGGTGGGAATGCACAGTCAGGATACGAGTGGGCTAATATTTGAAGATTGTATAGTGCCAGTCTCAAATCGATTAGGAGAAGAAGGAAAAGGCTTCCGCTATATGATGATGAATCTTCAGGAGGAACGGCTCTTATGCGCAACAAATGCGGTCGTAGCTGCTGAAGATATGCTTCAATTAACCATACAATATGTAAAAGAGAGAGATGCCTTTGGAAAGCCAATCAGCCAATTTCAGAACACTCAATTTACGCTGGCCGAAATTGCTACAGAAATAAAGTTTGGTCGGACTTTTGTCGATGATTTAATCAAAAAACATATTGATGGAAAAGAAATTGTGAAGGAAGTAAGTATGGCTAAATGGTGGACGACAGAGATGGCAAAACGTGTCTCCACCCAATGTATGCAGCTTCATGGCGGTTATGGCTATATGGAGGAATACAAAATTGCCAGACGGTATAGAGATATACCAGTCACATCCATTTTTGCAGGCTCGAATGAAATTATGAAGGTCATTATCTCTAAACAATTGGGACTCACTTGA
- a CDS encoding acetyl-CoA hydrolase/transferase family protein has protein sequence MQEKKELDLDLYRSRIVTAEKAISLIDSSHNVFLAPFCNEPQQLVKELIRQKERFHLLNLYTCIVGSPCLYAESEGNPHFFIRTFLGSSLLKGVFHAGNGDYIPLNLSELPVWVETNKIDFAMIQVTPPNQNGYCNLGISVDIIHSLSKHAGKVIAQVNSNLPRTFGDSEIHVSEIDYFVESNDSLLTISSGFPNKIEEAIGKNVAQLIPDYATIQVGIGRIADAVLLALKEKKGLGVHSGTITDGVMEMMKRGVITNERKEVMTGKTVCTTLTGSQQLYSFANLNKDICLYPADFTHNSLQISKITDFYSINSALEVDLTGQINAEQIGNYPLAGVGGQMDFIRGARLSKGGKAIIALPATAMGGTRSRIKNTVSSVTSLKSEIDYIVTEYGIASLFGKSLKERRQQMLNIVHPNFRESLSANLTSQL, from the coding sequence ATGCAAGAGAAGAAAGAGTTGGATTTGGATCTTTACCGTTCACGTATCGTCACTGCAGAAAAAGCAATCTCTCTTATAGACTCCTCTCACAATGTCTTTTTGGCACCTTTTTGTAATGAACCGCAACAGCTGGTAAAGGAACTTATTCGGCAAAAGGAACGGTTTCATTTATTAAATTTATACACTTGTATTGTTGGAAGTCCCTGCTTGTATGCTGAATCGGAGGGGAATCCTCATTTTTTTATCAGGACATTCCTTGGATCTTCATTATTAAAGGGAGTTTTTCATGCAGGAAATGGTGATTATATACCTTTGAATTTATCCGAGTTACCGGTATGGGTGGAAACAAATAAAATTGATTTTGCCATGATTCAGGTTACTCCTCCCAATCAAAATGGTTATTGTAATCTGGGAATCTCAGTCGATATTATCCATTCACTTAGTAAACATGCTGGTAAAGTCATTGCTCAGGTCAATAGCAATCTTCCCAGGACATTTGGGGATTCAGAAATTCATGTATCAGAGATTGATTATTTTGTTGAATCAAATGATAGTTTATTGACGATTTCATCTGGATTTCCAAACAAAATAGAAGAGGCAATCGGTAAAAATGTTGCACAATTAATCCCTGATTATGCAACGATTCAAGTTGGGATAGGTAGAATTGCAGATGCCGTTCTTTTGGCCCTTAAGGAAAAGAAGGGATTGGGTGTTCATTCCGGTACTATAACAGACGGTGTCATGGAAATGATGAAGCGAGGAGTTATTACTAATGAAAGAAAAGAAGTGATGACTGGTAAAACGGTTTGTACCACTTTAACTGGAAGTCAGCAGTTATATAGCTTCGCCAACCTCAATAAGGATATTTGCTTATACCCAGCAGATTTTACACATAATAGCTTACAAATTTCAAAGATTACGGATTTCTATTCAATTAACTCAGCTTTGGAAGTCGATTTGACAGGACAAATAAATGCTGAGCAAATTGGCAATTATCCATTAGCTGGAGTTGGCGGCCAAATGGATTTTATTCGTGGGGCCAGACTTTCAAAAGGTGGAAAAGCTATTATTGCCCTTCCAGCGACTGCAATGGGAGGTACTAGGTCGAGAATAAAAAATACTGTATCTTCTGTTACATCCTTAAAATCAGAGATTGATTATATTGTGACAGAGTACGGAATTGCTTCCTTGTTTGGCAAATCACTTAAAGAACGAAGACAGCAAATGCTGAACATCGTACACCCGAATTTCAGAGAAAGTTTAAGTGCTAATCTTACATCACAGTTGTAG